Below is a window of Penaeus monodon isolate SGIC_2016 chromosome 26, NSTDA_Pmon_1, whole genome shotgun sequence DNA.
TTAACAGTAATTTTAACGGAACTTTGTTTTACATAATTTACCACATTACAAATGATATTTCCATGTATAATAAacgtttactttaggtttacatTCATTACAGTTTTCCTCGCAAGATttactcaaaatattttttttcaaacaagaaGCTTGAAGATAAATCTTCGAGAATTTCTCACAGATATTCTATAAACGTATGAATACACAAATAATTGAacacatttcttttatatataaagttgtcAAAAGTGCGGTAACtgatcatttttatttcagtCAGTAATGTCAAATAACAACGTTCAGCACTATCTTTAATTAATactataacattaatgaaaactatatatctatattgatatctatgtcatatttatatttatatacacttttttttatctacctacaACCTAGCAGGAGCTGACAATAAAAGCATTATCATATTTGCAGTTTTCAATCTAACAACAGACCTCATCTAAAAATCAAGCTTAGCCAGTCGATATAATCGCcttactaattattttttcttgaccaggaaggagaggaagaggaagagaggaagagagagagagagagagagagagagagagagagagagagagagagagagagagagagagagagagagagagagagagagagagaggggggggggggcagaggcagaggcagagacagagacagagatagagatagagacagaggcagagaggcatggaggcagaggcagaggcagaggcagagacagagacagagagatagacacagagacagagagatagacacagagagacatagaaagagacagcagagatagacagagaagagtgTGAGATAGCAGAAGAgtgacagggacagggacaggatgaggatgagaaacaGGATGAGGAAGAGGTCGAAGAGGAaatggatgaggaagaggaagaggaagagagagagagagagggggagagagagagagagagagagagagagagagagagagagagagagaaagaaagagaaagagagagagaggtaaaactaaaaagagagatataaacacagacaaaggcggagagataaagataaagataaatacataaaagatagaagcagagacagagactcaGACAGAAAACCCGTGAGACAAACAGGCCGGCTATGAAACGAAAAAGAATCAATCGTAGCATTGCTTTACGTAACAGCGTCCTGTCAGTTATCATTCTCAACTACCCTGAAGCTTGAAGCAATAGGCTGTACTCTCGGCTTGGTATTTCAGTCATTTCTATTCTACATCATTTGCGATAATTCTAAcggaggaaaaaataatgaaaactaaatgCCATTCCCAGGTACATCCAGAATCATTGTATTACAGTCATGATCTTGTGTATATATGGCAGAGAGAATATGGATGTAACAATACcaagaagaaaacacaaataacTGTATAGTGCCGAAAAAATaagtgatataaataaaaataataatcataatccacCGGGTTACTTCAATCAGCTTCATTTCAACTGCagtttcccactctctctctcgtcttcacaATGCAGGGATATTAATCAAGGGACGAGTCTTGCGCTGCACAGAATACCGCCAGACTGACTTGCACAGTATGGCCGGGGCGGAGTAAACAACAGGGGGTCGAAACTGCTTGAACGAGCGGATGATTACTCTTGGCCTGCCCGCGAGTTTTCCGAGTGGGACGGCAGTGTGTTGTggagtttgttgttgttattctttttatgctCGGTTCACATATGATTACGTGGAATGGATGCCTTTATTACCTTACTGTTCCCTTTTGCTGTGGATACAAGGCTCTAttctctgttattttctctttcgttggCCCTAATTCCTAcctactgacccccccccccccgctccccgtcAAAAGaaatcttatgtgtgtgtgtgtgtgtgtgtgtgtgtgtgtgtggtgtgtgtgcatgtgcatgtgcatgtgcatgtgcatgtgcatgtgtatgtgtatgtgcatgtgtatgtgtatgtgtgcagtgtgtgtgtggtgtgtgttgtgcgtgtgtctgtgcgtgtgtgtgcgtgtgtgtgtgtgcgtgtgcgtgtgcgtgtgtgtgcgtgtgcgtgtgtgtgcgtgtgcgtgtgcgtgtgcgtgtgcgtgtgtgcgtgtgcgtgtgcgtgtgttgcctACAAATTCTGTCAAATGTATTTCTGTACCTTTAATGGCGCATTTTTTCACGGAGGGGGAAGTCCTTTATTTGCCTATTACGTGTGGGGAGCGGGAATgcctgtgggtgtgagtgtgggtgtgcttgtgtgacAAAGTCATCCTTTCCACCGTGATCTGTAAACTTGGATAATTAATTCACACGTTCCCAAAACTGCAGCCGAAAAAAGATGCCCTGATAACCACTGAACACACTGCTCCTTCATCTAATTCCTCGAAACAACCCAACTTttagcattttttcccccccgagtcatatagatatattttttaatgcgtCTACCCCTACTATCCGCACGCCAGATTCAGGTCATATTAATCGCACAGTCTCAGTTGAAAGTCCTGGTTATGAACTGACTGAAGCTTCGACAATGCGAATCATCACCTCGGTATTTCGTTTCCTCAAAGATATCTGAAACGTGCTTTGAAAAATGTTTCATAGCAGCCGTCGTTTCATTAATTCTGTAGTTTTATCCAACTGTGGCAGATGGTTTTAAATATAGTCTTTTAACTTTAAATGGTCTTTTACACTTAGGAACACACTGATTAACACTTTGAGTTTTAACCAGTACAGAGTCTGAAGGACGTTAAGTTAGAATTGCACTTTCTCCGTATTGAGAAACTACCAAAGTGTTATCTTGACAACTTTATGAAACAAGTATAGTTACGCGGTTCTCCATCGAGCTTGTCTTTTTAATATGTCTAGTAAAGAAAATGGGGAATGGGAGCATGTAATTACAATGAGCATTACAGTCAAAAGTTTCCCCAAatgttcgagttttttttttcgaagttcaAATGTCACGAGTAAAATGCCACATATTTCTCAGGGAGAGTATGAACAAAATTggtccgattttttttctctctctctttctctcccttgtttcATTTTCAGTCGAGTTCTTTGTGTCTGTGgtgaagggaatggagagaggttATTGTGCCtccaatcttttctttctttctttctttctctctctctctctctctctctctctctctctctctctctctctctctctctctctctctctctctctctctctctctctctcaaactatataccattctatctatctgcctatctacctaactgcctacctacctaactgcctaacacacacacacatacacacacacacacacacacacacacacacacacacacacacacacacacacacacacacacacacacacacacacacacacacacacacacacactcacacaatgaATATTGAATACTGAGAaggatgcgcgtgtgtgtgtgtgtgtgtgtgtgtgtgtgtgtgtgtgtgtgtgtgtgtgtgtgtgtgtgtgtgtgtgtgtgtgtgtgtgtgtgtgtgtgtgtgtgtgtgtgtgtgtgcatgtacacgtaCCTATGTGtacttttatgtgtatgtgtatatataagtgtacaagTACATaaacgtatgcatgcatgtgtacatgttcgtgtacatatacatgaacttttatatttatgtgtacatgtttgtgtgagtgtaagtgtatataagtgtacatgtAAGTGTATGTAAGTTTACATGTATGTGCCCGAGTACagtacatgtttgtgtatgtggaggTGGACGTGGGCGAGAGAGTGGGCgtacgtgtttgcgtgtgttttcaTGGACACGagtcatgaatgaatgaatgaataatgatgccACACGATCCAATCCTGCAACATACACATCTTATATGTCCATCTTCTCTCACTTAcgcatctttccccttttcttttcttttcctcttcataagGATTTccgtttcttctcttcccttttcctttcaatttgtctcttctccattcccttgACGTTGAGGTCATGAGCGCAGTCACTTGTTCGTTTCATGACGCGAGGGAACAGCATTAAACTTATTCAGGTCATGTGTACCGTCTCGTTCAAAAAGTCTGTGCAATGGCGTCCCAAAAGTGCCTGGAAACTGCACAACAAAGTGGATTGTGTCGGAGTTACTACTATCCGCATTTGGTTTGTCATTATTAGAATCCGGCGTCTCCTCGAAGCCACCACGACGTTCCGCTGGCCGGACGCACGCCCCGCGAGGCGAAGGTcactcgtcgtcgtcgtcttccgCGGCGCCCACGGGCTCGCGGCCTCAGCCGTCGCCCGTGTCGGCTTCCTTCACGGGCAGCGGCAGGTGGGCCACGAGGGCGTTGGAGCCCTGCAGCCGCGGGTCGGCCATCCACGCCGGCTGCTGCGCCCCGGGGTGGTGCGCGTGGGGGTGCTCCACCCGCGCGAGGCTCCCAAGCGGGAACTGGTAGGCGTCGACGGGGCGGTGCAGCTGCTGCTCCACCCTGGCCAGGCCCTCGTGGCGGTGGTAGGCGTCCATCATGGGGTGCGACAGCGGGTGGTGCTCCATGCGCGACAGGTTCTCCAGATGCAGGTGGTAGTTGTCCACGGGCTGCTGCAGCGGCTGCTCCAGGCGCGCCATGCTGCCGTGGTGCGGGTGGTAGCTGTTGGCCGGCGGCGGCAGCGCCTGCTCGGGCCGCGACAGGTGCTCGCGCGCCTGGTAGTCGTCGGCGGGCTGCGCCACCGCCGGCTCCACGCGCGACAGGTCCTCCAGCTGGAGGCGGTACGAGTCGAGGTGGTCCTGCGACGGCTCCTCCTCCTTCGGCACGGTCTCCGGAAGGGACTGGCGCCGCGCccgccgcgccgccgccgccgccgccaccgccgcccggTGCGCCTTCAGCTCGTCGtcgctcatcttctccctctcgcgGCGCCGCAGCTCGCGCCGGGCCTGCGCGGCGGCCGCGCGTCGCGCCCGCAGCTCCTCGTCAGACATTTTCTCGCGCTCTCTCCGCCGCGCCTCCCGCTGCGCCGCTGCGATGGCGGCCTTGTGTTCCCGCAGCTGTTCTTCCGTCATGCTCTCGCGGGCGCGCTTGCGGAGGTCCCTCtgcgccgccgccaccgccgcgcGCCGCGCCTTCAGCTCCTCCTCGCTCATCCTTTCCCTGGCGCGCCGCCGCAGCTCGCGCTGGGCGGCCGCGATGGCCGCCTTGTGCTCCATCAGCTGCTCCTCCGTCATGCTCTCGCGCGCCCGCTTGCGCAGCTCGCGCTGGGCCGCCGCCACGGCCGCGCGCCGCTGCTTGAGCTCATCCTCTGACATCCTCTCCTGCGCGCGGCGCCTCAGCTCCCGCTGCGCCGCCGCCACCATGGCCCGGTGGGCCGCCAGCTCCTCCGGCGTCATGTTCTCCCGCGCACGCCGCCGCAGCTCCCTctgggccgccgccgccgccgcgcgccGCGCCCGAAGCTCTTCCTCGCTCATGCTCTCCTGCCGAAGCTGCCTCCGCATCCTGCACAGCGCCGCCATCAGCGCCCGCTGAGCACGGATCTCCTCCTCCGTCATGTTCTCCCGCTTGAGGCGCCGGTACTCCTTCTTGATCTTCGCCGCCGCCTTCTGCCGCCGCTGCGCCGCCTCCTCGCTGGAGAGGTGGCCCTCCGGCGC
It encodes the following:
- the LOC119589881 gene encoding trichohyalin-like isoform X2; this encodes MNPSSTQATVGSAYFKAPPPREQSASQETLLEYLGIKPASSVGGDSYVEEPPYVVVPNKDFNGAYQTPYKDSKELEEVCEGDVPFVECRVEIQDGGEPGAKPPPEHNDYNYKVKEEPLDIFASSDNGYTSSTPFNPFSSDDSSSYTSSSNPIYSDAMKNETTLDLLMTSMNEDLNRRYGVVDGEALYPRHGSSPVEQLNSTSTSSHHPHHHSHQQHQQQHSTSESEQHPNHHHHHHHHHQVGSGVNKAGVPAGWQHSIFQECPPSGAADYSRDHCAPEGHLSSEEAAQRRQKAAAKIKKEYRRLKRENMTEEEIRAQRALMAALCRMRRQLRQESMSEEELRARRAAAAAAQRELRRRARENMTPEELAAHRAMVAAAQRELRRRAQERMSEDELKQRRAAVAAAQRELRKRARESMTEEQLMEHKAAIAAAQRELRRRARERMSEEELKARRAAVAAAQRDLRKRARESMTEEQLREHKAAIAAAQREARRREREKMSDEELRARRAAAAQARRELRRREREKMSDDELKAHRAAVAAAAAARRARRQSLPETVPKEEEPSQDHLDSYRLQLEDLSRVEPAVAQPADDYQAREHLSRPEQALPPPANSYHPHHGSMARLEQPLQQPVDNYHLHLENLSRMEHHPLSHPMMDAYHRHEGLARVEQQLHRPVDAYQFPLGSLARVEHPHAHHPGAQQPAWMADPRLQGSNALVAHLPLPVKEADTGDG